The segment CGAGAATGGCGAGGTAAAATTAAGAGCGCTATTGAAACTAAACTTGTTTCTCGCCCCGAAGTATTTGGCATACCACTCCGCAACACGCTCAAGGGGTACCGCAAACTCCGAGTCGGAAATTATAGAATTATTTTTCGCATCGAATCAAAAACAATAAAGATCTTTGTTGTCGGTCATCGCAGAAGTGTGTACCACACATCAAATAAAAGGATGGTATAGCAAGTAATATTTCAAAAATTATGTGCGGCGAACCGACACGTCAGTTTACTCTCGCGTTTTTCTTGCGTAAAAAAGCAGAGAATGGTAAAAATATAAGGGGTTTGTTCTGTAACACTATTGAAAAAAGGAGTACCGAACAGTGAGCAAAAAAAACGGCAAAGAACCTGCTATTCTCGGAGTCGGTCATGTGCTGGCGGAAAACTCTCCGGATTGTCCCAGATGTGACGCGCCGCCCGCCGATCACCATGTAGAAGACTATGATCCTATGTGGCAGGATGGGAAGGTCGTGTGCACGAAATGCGGCCACTTCGTCCGCAATTATAACGGCGGTTAGCACGCACAGTACGTGCCAACAGAGGTCAAGTCCCTAGGGCTTGACCTCTTCTTATTTATCTATATAATAGGAAAACGCCTTGAGAAAGGCTGTTTTCAATAGTCCTTTGACAACTGAATAAAACGAACATCTATAGGAGTATAGGTGTTCATGTTATGCATCACATAACAAAAAATAAAAAAGAGTAATTAAAGAGCAAAGAGTAAAGAACAAAGATAGTATTTTTTCTTTTGTTCCGTTCTATTTAAGAATCAGACATCTCACGATGCTTTGATTTTTTATTAGAGTTTGATCCTAGCTCAGGATGAACGCTGGCGACGTGGATAAGGCATGCAAGTCGAGGGACCCGCAAGGGGACCGGCAGACGAGGTAGTAATACGTAGGAACGTACCCCAAAGTCGGGAATAGCCCACCG is part of the Patescibacteria group bacterium genome and harbors:
- a CDS encoding type II toxin-antitoxin system RelE/ParE family toxin — translated: MGITYRVVCHEQVIARDIPLLSREWRGKIKSAIETKLVSRPEVFGIPLRNTLKGYRKLRVGNYRIIFRIESKTIKIFVVGHRRSVYHTSNKRMV